The genomic DNA TGGTTTAACAAAAAGGGGTTTTGAAACTCCAAGGAAGTAGGGAAAAAAATCCTAATAACACATTGACCTCATACATATGCTTCTGAAGCTGCTCAGGACATACACACACAGTGTGTGTTAGACACTGCAAGCAGACAATATCTATGGGATTAGTATATGCAAGCAATTGGGGCATTCAAGAATTTCTAAATACATACCAAATACGGAAAGACCTAGAACCGAGGAAAATAAGCATCAAGATTGCTAACAGTTTCCTTAGTTCAAGTGCAAACTCCAAAATGGAATGAATCAAACACAACAATAAGGCAAAATGGACATGTATCCTAAGAAAAGATGAGATACTGGTTAGGGGAAATGTAGCACTAAGAACCGTGATAGTTATTGCTAATTAAGGCTAATATTAAAATTTGTAGATTGTGAATACCAAATATCCCAAATTTGGTGAAGAAATACGAAGAGCTAAAGTGAAATGTCCCATCCAAAATCTCTTCTTTTAAaacaggaaaaaaaaaagaagcatgtaTCGGAAAACAGATGCCAAAAAATGATTACCTTTAAACCAATAAGCTAATGAAATTTAATTAGAGTTTTCCCACCAAAGCTGTGTAGATAAAAGCATATAGCCTTATGCTTATAAGTAAATTGAGGCATTCACTGTTGCTCAAAATGAATCATGAGAGTAACTATGCATGAAAAAACACCAAGGTAATAACATTAGCTTAAAAACCCAACAAAGTTCGAACTTGGACAGTTCCAATGAAACCAAAATAAATTTGAAAACAATTTATAACCATGAACAGTCTCTATatcctttgtttttcttttatcgGTTCTTCACCACATAGTAAATACTCAATCTCATATAAGAATCAAACAAACAATTTACACCACAGTTCCAAATCTCAATCAAATAGAGACTAAAGGAAGAATTAACTAAAAGAAACCACAAAACCAATATGAAGAGACTTTTTAACAGATGAAAGTGGAAGAGTGGCAAAGCAAATCCAGAATATAGGTTTGATCAGAGAATACAATTCGAAATTAATGAAAGACCCAGAAAATCTAATCAAATGGGAAGTAATAGGAGgagtaaaaaagaaaagaaaccttTCCGCAGTGGCGAGATTGGTGGGCACATCGTCGCTGCAAGCGAATTGCAATGCTGAAACAACTACTTGCCTGTTtcccttctccatttcttttatcTCGATTCTCAATCCTCAAACCACAGCCGCCGAGTAGAGTAAAACTTAAGCAGACAGAGCAACACAAAAGTTCAACCATCCAGCTCTTATTTTGGGTCCCGCTAACTTTTTCCAGTGTAGTGTGCAGTATGCACCgcaattgttaattttttttttgacaaaatttacccaaaaaaattaatttaaaactttagaatttgaaaacttaaattttaagtaaaccaactatattttaattaaatttatttttaacataattaaatagatatattaatttgaaatttaaataaataaattataaaatttcatatttaaatcaTTAATTTTAAAGTAGATAAATATAGTGTgaactttattttaaaatatttataattgtaagttcaaataaaataataaaattacctATTTAAATTgcataattttgttaattttaaaattttaaataatgtttatgTCAATCACTTTTCACGGTTACCTTTGaagttcacatatatatatataataaaataaaatatatattttgataaaatttaagatttaatctttatatataaaaattaaaatttaaagttaacAAGAAAAACAAgataatattttttttcaatttaaaattcaaaatgcaACAATAACATGTTGATTAGATTGTTGAAAAGATAtataattgataaaaataaacatataaaattgacaaaatttggcaaaaaatattagataataattaaattagcattttaaattaaaaagtaaaaaaattgaaaatattaagTACTAACGCCTAATTCTCAAATTATAGGGAGAATATGACCTAATGGTGACAAACATCTTATATCACTATCACCATTccagcaaaagaaagaaaattttggtttaatggtGATAAAATTAGACCTTGAAAAAGCAAAGGGAGGTTTTTCAGGGGAAAAAAGTGCTCTATTATTTCAATTTCCATAAGCCTTGGATATCCTTCATTTTGGATTGTGTTACCTCTCCCACCACCACTTCAACCAAAATGCAGACCATCACGAGGTATTACATAAAATGACCCCTTATCACCGAGAACGTAACCTATCCCCACGTGTCAAGAAAGGGTAGGGTCACCTCTTGCCGAAGATATTATCCACTGTGCCGGAGCAGATAAAATATGAGCAACCATCAAGGGGAGCTTTATGGTGGAAGCAGCCAGAGTAtatcaattttcaaaaataacaaaGACAGCATGTTTGGCAACTTTTTTGATGGTATGAAGTCTCAAACACCTttatttagaaaagaaaaaaacatcAGTTGGCATCAAAGATTCTTTAAAAGACAATGCAGAAAACCATGATTGGCATCGAGGTACATAAGAACACTACTGATTCAAACACAGACGTTATCAGAAAACATGATAAGCTGCTTTACaaagtttgttttatttttcagTTACTTTGCACACGAACAGGGCATTGGGGTAAACCATTCATGCCATGTTCCACCTAGAGAATCCAATCGCATTAACCCCCATTTCAGGCCTCTTGCTTCTTGTCTTTAGAGTTGAGATACCATCCCACAGCAGCACCAAGGGTTGCAACACCAGCGAGAACCCCGTAGTTTCGGTACTTATCGGTTGATACTTTCTCAGCAGATGTTCCCGATGTAGAGGTAGTGCTACCATCGGTCGCAGCACCCCCTGAACCAGCATCCGGTTTCTCCTCTGGCTTGGGTCCCTGAAATGTTTCAACAGTTCTTTGAATGCTTGACCACTATTTCTTACACAAACTCAAATTTTCTGTCTACACATGATCATCACAACTTGAAGAAGGGAAGCAAATAACTAATGAGTAATGACCCTAATCATTAAACCATTGTGCGTCCTAGTTACTCACCAAACATGTACGAGTGTATAAGACAATGCATGGGCATGCAAAGTAACAAGTGTTTGTGCAAGTATCATTAACTGTTGGATAATATCTTGTGGGAACAAAAATGTAGGCTGAATAAggattgaaaagaaaaaaaaatctaaaaactgTTTTAAGCATCTAATCCACACCCCATAGATTTCAGGTCAAGATAGATCAACATAGCAATGATAAGAACATACCTTGCGTGCAAGTTTCTCCAATTTCTCTCGCTCAGTTTTCTGCAACAACACAGCTTTTTTAATACATTATCAAGTCATAACAGAGAAGAAATAATTAAATACACTGGTTAAGGACATTTAGCAGAACGGATCAAAAGGAAGGGGGCAATAGAGTGGAAAGGAAGCAGAAGAGAGAGAGAAACACTTAACAGATCAACTTGCAACGTTTAATCACAAACCTCAATGAtgcataacataaatatatacatatatataccatTATGAAGTACAAACCTTGAGCATCATTGATTACTATGAAATCTATAATATTTTCCATTTTAAGTGCTAGAATGTGAACTCAGAAACCAATATTAGACCCTTTCAAAGATATTATTTACAATCCAAGGTAGTAATCCATGCCCTCTAAAATGGAAAGTTATCTAGTTCTGATGTGAGAAAAAGAAGAGAACAACAAAGATAACCATCGCCACATTTTACATATACTAGGCCAGCAAGTTTTGGTGTCAAGACTCAAGAGTCAAGACCTTAGATATCTCTTCTCACTGCTTGGCCAAAAATGGACGACCCCATTTCAAGACCTTTGAACCTCCCTGTACCTATCTCCTAGAGAATATTATGACCATCATCAACTTATTGATAATCCCAAGTTGAATAAAATACTGTTAGGGAATAAACAACTTGACACTTCACAGGCCTAAAAACAATCTAGTAGGAACTAGGAAAATAGGAAATGAACAAAATGAAAGTGGTTTAACAAAAATGATTAATCATAATGTTAACACAACCTCTGAACTCTGAGCTCACACCAAAACAACGGTATTTATAAGAAAATGGTAAACGAAGAAAACAGGCAGAAAAGAATGAATACCTGGATGTAAATATTTTCAGCAGCCTTTTCTTCCTCACTGAGTATCTTCCCACTCCCACTCGAGAACCTACGAGAAACGTATCTAACAGCCATTCTGGTTGCCATAGTAGTTGACTATATAATACCTACAATCAGCATACCATAGACAATCAGGTAAACAAAGGGTATAGAACCAAAAATCTCGCATTACCACCATAGAGCCAAATTTTCTCAAAGCAAGGAGGTTATGGTCAAATTAAAACAATATAACCATGTATTCATAGAACTTAAAAAATCACATAAGCTTCAAACAAAGGTATCAAATAATGTCCTCAATCAAATCAAACCTCCAGGGTATGGAAACCTAAAGGACTTAACCATGTAAAAGTTAAAGCTAAAAACGTTCTAGATAACCACGGAAACTTCATTTCTAAGCATTTTAAACTAAAACCCAGGTTTTAATTCCATTTCATTTCTACTTTTTGCTTTCATTTCACTAATCCTACATAGCGAAGTCCCGCAAGGATTAAACCGAGATTACACAATTTAtctgattaaattataaatagacaaaaaaaaaatatgtcGCAAAAAAAAATGCCCATATCTTGGATAAATGATCTAAGAGAGAAAAAAAGACCGAGTGACAACGGGGTAAGAGAGAAATTGCTTACGGAGCAGCTGAACTGAAACCAATGAGTCGAAAATTTGTTGTGCGAAGGAAGAAGGGTTTGTAGGGGATTTTAAATTGGGCCAAGGAAAGATCATCCCCTGTTACATGATATAAAAAGGATTAATATGTTGTTTGTCCTGAACTTGTTCAAAATTATCTAATTGATACTTGAATTTCTTTTACTTAGTTGGTAGCTAAATTTTTATTCTATTATTCAAATTGATATTTCCGCATTAACACGGTTAGTTTGTGCTAACGTGGCACTGGTAATCAATTCTATAGTAACACATGGCAACCAAGGGTGGAGTTAGAAAATTTTTTGAAGGGGCCGAaataaagttatatatttttatgataa from Gossypium arboreum isolate Shixiya-1 chromosome 9, ASM2569848v2, whole genome shotgun sequence includes the following:
- the LOC108454395 gene encoding uncharacterized protein At2g27730, mitochondrial-like → MATRMAVRYVSRRFSSGSGKILSEEEKAAENIYIQKTEREKLEKLARKGPKPEEKPDAGSGGAATDGSTTSTSGTSAEKVSTDKYRNYGVLAGVATLGAAVGWYLNSKDKKQEA